The Ipomoea triloba cultivar NCNSP0323 chromosome 4, ASM357664v1 DNA segment ACGTGAGACGGAGTGTCCTTATCTTCATAACTAGGCGGCTGACGCATGTATACCGTTTCGGCCAAGCGACCATTCAAAAAAGCGTTGTAGACATCCAAATGCCTAATGAACCAGCTCCGAGAAACAGCCAAAGAAATCAGCAAACGGACCGTCGTGGGTTTCACGACCAGACTAAAAGTCTCGAAAAATATCCTGACCGGCGACTTGATTAAAGCCCTTAGCAACCAGACAAGCTTTATGACGCTCAACTGACCCATCAGCCTTTCGCTTGGTGCGAAAAACCCATTTGCAGCCAATAACATTCATACCAGGCTCAAATGGAACCAATCGCCATGTCTGATTCTGCAGCAAGGCATTAAACTTGAGATCCATCGCCTCGCGCCGGTTCTATAAGAACAGCCTACGACACCAAGCTCACCGGGTGAGCACCAGTACGCGACGCACTACGTAAAGTCATAGCATGAGTTCGTACCGACGATTGCTTAACACGACAACCCCGAACAGGCTTAGTTCGAGCAACACCCGAATCACGAACGACGGAATCAGAAATCGTTCAAGAACTAGAAGGGTCCTGGGCATCACCAACACATAAAGCTGACTGAGCCGGAACCATAGCAGGCTGGCTAGGCACTGAAACACGAACACGACTAACACCCCATGGCTCAGCTACTGAAGAAGGCAGGCCCTACAAAGTCATAGCTGAAGCAAACGGATAGACAGTTTCATCGAATCACACATGGCGACAGATAAAAACCTTGTTAGTATTTAAGTCCAGACAGCGATAGCCACGGAAGGAAGGTGGGTAACCAAGAAAAACACACAAGGCTGACCAAATCTGTAACTTGTTCCGATTGTAGGGACGCAACAACGGAAAACACATACACCCAAAAACACTCAGAAAAGAATAAGAAGGAGGAGAATGATGAACGCAAATATGGGGTGTATCATTCTTCAGCACACGGGTTAGcatcttattaatcaaataaaccGCAGTTTCAAAAGCGTAATCCCAAAACCTAGTAGGAACCGAAGCCTGAGCCATTAAAGCAAGCCCGGTTTCAACAACATGACGGTGACGACGCTCTACCCTACCATTTTGTTCATGGGTATATGCACACGACTGCCGATGAACGATCCCAAGAGCAAATAAACGAGTATGCAATTCTTTATACTCTCCCCCTAAATCCGTTTGAATAGAGATAATTTTTTGATTAAACAAACGCTAAACTTGACAACGAAAGTGctcaaaaatggcatacaaatCAGTTTTGGCACGCATGgggtaaaacaaaatataacgAGTATAGTCATCCACGAATAACccaaaatattaataaccaGTAGAAGAAAGAATAGGTGCAGGGCCCCTAATGTCTATATATAGCAATTCCAAAATATGCGAGGTAGAAGACATAACGCGTGGCAAGGGGAATCGCGAAGATTTCCCCAACTGGCACGCAGAACACAGAGACGACAAACTACTAATAGCACTAGAACTAAGAGagaaactatttaaaatttgacGAAGAACACGAAGATGTGGATGACCCAGCCTATTGTGCCAAACCGAGGATGACATACGAGCAACAAGTGCAGCAGGAGACCGATGCAAGGTAACAGGCCACGAGTAAAGACCACGCGAAGCTCGACCTTTAAACAGGACCGCCTTGGTGGTACAATCCTTAATAACAAAACAATCagaataaatttcaaaaaacaCATCATTATCTTTAGCAAATTTCTAAACAGATAATAATGGCGCAGAtaaaccaggaacatgtaacAAATCAGACAAACGTAAAACGCGACTAGGAGTGGCTATCGAGGCAGAACCAATATTAACGATCGGCATACCTGAACCATTGCTGATTCTTAAAGTTTACAAACCCGTATAATCAACCGCAGTGGACATGACCGACGAATCCGGAGTAGCATGACCGGAGGCCCCCGTGTCCAGAAGCCAGTGATGGGATGCCAACGTGTCCACTCCATCAGCAGTAAAAGTCATGTGAGCTTCAGGACCTGACGCCACTGCATATCGCCGGTAGCACGAAACAGCAGAGTGGTCGGCGGCATTGCAAATTTGACATCAAACAGCACCGAAGCGAGACCGCCCCTTGCTTCGACCACGGTTGCGCCCTCGTCTTCCACGAGACGCGAATGGCGGCTGCTACTGATAACCACCGCCTAACCGGCCACCACGTTTGGCCGCCATAGCCACTGGAGCAGCGACATCACCAAAATTATCTGCACAAATAAATTCCTGAGAGACCAGGAAATCAAACAACTCAGCAAGAGACACCGACGCACCACGCGTAAGAACCAAGAGGACGTTACTCAGATCGAAGCCCCCGAAAAACGTAGAGATTTTGATCATCTAACGTAATCGGGCGGCCGGCTAACGCGAGGTTCTCTACCATAAGCCAGCGCGAGCAAGATAATTTTCCACAGAAGCTCCTCTTTGACACAATGATTGCAGCTATCTAAGAAGACTAAGAGCCCTCGCCCTCATCTCAGAACCCAGTGACTGCTCCACAGCCTCCCAAAGCTACTGTGAGGTGGATTTCCCAAGGGCATGGTGCATTACTCGTCGGACAGAGAAGAAATCAGGAGAGAAAGGACCGCCTAGTCCTGGCGGATCCATGCAGCACTGGTGATAATCTGCGCCGGCGGAGCAGAGGCAAAAGTAGTGGCGAACGGCGGAGCGTCAACAGGGCACGTAAACGAGCCATCGATGAACCCAAGCTGGCACTGTCCGCGCAAAAAAAGGGACCATCTGAGCCCTCCAAAATAGATAATTCCGAGAGGATGGTTTCAAGGACACAAAATGGTGCGCAGAGGAAAGGGCAGGATGATTCGGAGGTGGGAGCGACATGGTCGTACCGAAAACGGTTCGTTCAGAGGAAGCCTCCACAAAGCCGTTGCGTGATCCGTTGTTGGCCATGGTAAACACACCTGAAACttctgataccagatgaggatGAAATTCTGTAATATTATGTTAAACCTCATAATACAAACGAGAGATATAATAGAGTACATAGTATAGAGTCCTATTGTAACACTAATACAAGACTCCTAACACAAATAATACCAAATGTAATTAAGAGCAATACTACACACCCTACAGTATTTTCCCTACAAATTTCCAGCATCACTTTATTgatagttaaatttatttttaattagtagtAACATCAACCAATTCATTGACGCCCAATGAATAAACGCCACATCATGAGagaaaagtttggaggagaaaattaagagggaaaaaaaaacatttttctataattaaatatgatatacaTGATTATATTGAGTACTATTAATATTGGTACTCAACTAATCAttaatattatagaaaattgtTATCCTTAtatcaaaaaggaaaaaaaaatccaaattataatttaaaattatttgtttgtcaGACCACGAAATGCTTTGAATAAGTcataatattaaaatcttaCTTCTCTTAAAAGATATAAGTGCAGAAGCACTCACATCAACTAAGATGGTTAATTCAAAAGtctatttaattttaacttatcAATATTTTGAGGAATTGATAAGGGAATCGTAATTGAGCAGTGGTGGGTCCAGTCTTGTTCATACATTCACCATAATGAAGAGGCATGTAGTTAGCAGCCCCACCACAATAGTCTCCTCTATTATTTGGTTCACATTCATGGACGACAATATAATAATGGAGAACTGCACAACATGTGACTATTTCCTCCAACTCCTAATTAAATACTCTAacaataagagttaatttcatttttttcttaaatttgtaggtgaaaatctatttttaatctttttattaaaacatttttatttgattttagtattattgtaatattattattctttttatcctttataaaaaaatagtttaaatgccattaaatacaaaagtatttcagtgttcaattatatattttttcaaaaaaataaacatacatataGTTGGGTCAACCCACTTTATATAATAAAGATcaaaatgcctttgtatttaacaacatttcaacgattttgttgacgggggacaaaaatatcatttcaCAATAACATTCGGACCTAATGAAGAtatttggataaaaaaaaaagactaaaaatggactGTCATCTGTAAATCTAACACCAAAAATAGAATCACctctaataataattacaacagACACCCATAAACTCTAACTCCAATGTCTCctttctaaaataatttttaaaaagtgataattttattatatcatcaagagattaacaaaattttagaaatgattttttttttcaaaattagtttcCTTAATAGGAGGTGGCAGGGTAAGATAGCAAAGAggagtaattaaaaaaataattaattaagatgaaCTAAATGAGATGAAAGAGGTGAAGAAATGGAGTTGTGACCTTTCTGATAAAAACCCATTCTAGTTTTCATcttattttatgattttcaacTTACATGTACAAACATCTCCCACTTACATCCAACTCTATCAAATACCTCTAAACttatagaatttatatatatatatatatatatatagatcaaaaGGGGCCTAAGAAAAGGCAATGGGGAATGAAGGCAAAACTAAATAGCAACCAAATGGAATATTCATATCCTTGTATATTATGGCAACTTAATAGGCTAGCAAAGTCACTGAACTATGTTTGGCAATACCACCCGGGGCAAATAACCATCCACCACCACGACCACGACCACCACAAGAGTTGAGCATATTTCGCGCAGCTCACATGACTTTACAAGCTGAAGGGTTCTCGTCGCTGAACATGGAGCCGTAGTTGTCACTTGGCGGGGGGTAGGGATAGTAAGGGTAAGGCGGGGGCAGGTAATTCACAGCGGGGGGCTGAGGAGCATACATCATTGGCTGAAACCGTTCGTTCCCATTGGCATGCTGCTGGTTCATCATCATTGCAGCCATTTGGTGTTGCTGGTAGGGGTTTCCTGCCAGGATCTCGGGGCCGGGTGCTTGAAAGTAACCTCCATTGCTGCGGGCTGAGCTCATACCGGGCGCCGGTAAGCCTTGCACTGCTGGGATTTGGCCCATTGGAAGATTATTACCCATCTGGCCCATGTGATGACCTATTTGGCTTGTTGGCATTGGCCCCATATTAGGAACATTGGCTTTCATTGCCATCATGTTAGGCATGCTTGGTAGCCCATTGTTCATTATTCCACCGCCTTTATTGCCCCCATTGCCGTTGAAGTTAggaccaccaccaccaccaccaccaccatggcCTCCGCCACCACCGCCATTGTTCTTATTCTGACCACCATTGCTGCCAAAGTTCTTGCCATCTTGAGGATGCCCACCGCCATTCTTGCCACTCTTTTTAGGCGATCCACCGCCTTGAATTTGATTACCACCTCCCATGTTCATCTGTGGCATAATTCCACCTTTCTTCCCATTCCCATTCATCAAATGCATTATATTCGGCATCTGAGCACCACCGCCCCCATTGCCCATCACAGGCTTCATCTTGTTGGGAGGCATACTGTCCATTTCATCATCAAAatcatcctcatcatcgtcatactcatcgtcatcatcatactcatcatcatcatcatcaaactcGTCATCATCAGTAAAGCCATCTTCCTCGGGCAAGTCGAGCTTGACAGTCTTGGGGTTGCCCCCGCCCAAATTCATCGCTGGGAGCTTCAAGTCCTTGAACTGAGGGGGCAAAATCTTCATATCTTGAACACCCTTCATCTGTTGAAGCTGCTGGGGAAGAACCATTCCAGGATTTCCACCTTTCATCTGCATCTGATTTGGGATATTAGTCCCCTTTTCGCCTTTCCCCTTGTTGCCATTCCCACCTTTACCACTATCAATCTGCAAATTCTTCAACTGATGATTCTGATTGTTACTATTGGCCTTTTGGCTCCCCCATAACTCCGCGTGTTTCCCCTTCTTCATCAGCTTCTTGATCAAAGTACCAGAGTCTACATTTCCAGAAACAGTAACCTTCCCCCATTCCGAATCAATGTTTATGGTATAAACCCCTATAGCATAACAGATTTCTCCAAAATTTCAGCataaaatacttcaaaattCACCCAATTTCTAACAAATTAATCACAGTCATAAACAAGTATGTGTACATAATTGATCTTTGAGTACCTGAGAAGGaacattaaataaatcaaaactgAGCCTTGAAATGGGAACATATATACCTTCAATCCTCTGCAAGATTTTCTTCACTTTATTCTTACACCCTTCACAGTGTATATTGACTTTTAGGACACAGGTCTGCATTTACAACCAAATTCAGCCAGTAAAATCAAATTTGGTACCCAACCCATCCAAACGCCAAACAAAAAgtttaaaagaacaaaaaaagttttttttttttaaatgttaaataaattgaaaaggaaacaaCTTGAGGCAAATTTATCAAGAAAGATTTTTTGAGTTATAGCAAGCAAGACTCAAAACAGTAAAGCAGAGTTGTACAATCCATCCTTCCATCCACCCACCCACCCCAAGCTaaacacagagagagagagagagaaattaatTTGGGGTGTACCTGGATCTTCACGAACTCTTCCTTGCTCATTTCCTTAGACTGAATGTTACAAGAAAAATCGGTATGCAGGAATTAGGAAATGGGGATGGGTGCTGGTAGATCTGAGAGAGGAGGAAAACAGCTAAATGGGCATTGAGCTATGGAGatggtgaatatatatatatagaattcacATACCAAAAAGTGTGAAAAGCTAAgaacataaacaaaaaaaagagcTTATTCGAAATTATGATTATGTTTCGTATAATTGTTTTCCTCTGAGTTTTGTCCAAGACAGATAACAGAGGCAAAATGTGACTCCAAACTGAGCAAAGAGAAATCTTGAGATATAGACAGCAAAAGTTCCAGTCTTTCAGAAgacagagagaaagagagagagagagagagattagagGCGTTGGTGGGTGGACATTAACATCTTTGCTGGTGCTTTCTGAATACTGTATTTCAGAGGTAGGAGAGAGAGCACTGGTAACACTGATATACAAATGAGGGATTCGGCACAAAGATTCAGAAATGAGAAGGAAGGGGCTGTATTTAACATgtaaatatttcatatataataatcataaagTATACTTCTTTCAATAACAAATTTTCTAGATCTTCAATAACAGATTTTCTACAGGATCACTGGtagtaatattattagtattcgtatgtttattgttataatttgtGATGGATCAAtcgattaataaaaataaataaaaagaaaatcgcACTTCTCATCCTTAAattataggataattgtagaattcgtccttAAGTGTtggtcgtgctcacttttcacATCTGATCTATCATTGGTGTTACACATTTCGtcctattattaattttttgtgcttacttttcgtccctaagttatactaaagttgcaaatttcatccctaatattttattagtaaagagaTGAAAAATGCAACACCAATGAAAACTTAGAAacaaaaagtgagcatgaccaacaatCATATAACTTAAAACgaaaagtgaaatttgctcaaaaatataataataataataataataatgcatttcAACTTTTACTCCTGTGTATCCATATATCTTCTACACTATATAtgcattaaatttttatttaatgttaTCCTTCTTTTTCCAAAAGGTTGGATTTTCAACTTTAAGGGTCTCGCGTCCCGACCGACAAACCATTTAAGTGTCCCACACTTCAACTTGATAGAACATGTCGGATGAGGTAAAATCACAGTAACTCAATGGATCAATAGCATGGTCAAATGCTAGTGTGCAAAGTTTTGAACTTTGACatcttctcccaaatactaTCTACTAAACTACTAAATTAAGTCCGTGCTAATGTTATCCTTATATTTACACGTTGATGTCCTGTGAGACATTTTCACGAGTTTCAATTTGTGAAACaggttaaatataataaaaaagaatcaTAATAGAATTTTATACAAACAATACTTTGAAGACATATATACCATATTTTATAtcataagtaataaataataattataataataatgatactaAGTCCATATACAATAAGACACAAATTTCTCCTAATTTAACACATTGTAAGACCCATAAAATAGTCTCAGAAAAGAATTCAcacatatttatatgtatatgctTACGCGTCTCTCTCTCCCAATTATCTCTGTACAGTCTAATTTGaacctctttcttttttttatattccTTTTTATGTATTCGTTACTATTATTTTGGTGGGTTTAGCTTGCTCTTGCGCATGTGCATTGCGGCAAATTATGatgaatttgattttaaaatactttaaaaCTCGCTTGGTGTAAAACTAAGCAATACCACGTATCCTTATTAagcatcaatatatatatatatatatatatatatatatatatatatatatgtatatgtatatatatatgtatatgtatgtatgtatgtatatatatgtatgtatgtatatatatgtatatagatgtatatatatatgtatatatatgtatatgtatatatgtatgtatatatatatatatatgtatgtatatatatgtatatatgtatgtatacatacatatatatatatatatgtatatatatgtatatattatatatacatatatatatatgtgtgtgtgtgtgtatatatgtatatatatatatatgtgtgtgtgtgtgtatatatacatatatacacacacacacacacatatatatgcatatatatatatgtatatacatatatatatatatatacatatatatatgtatatacatatatatatgtatatacatatatatacatatacatacatatatatatatatacatatatatatatatacatatgtatatatatacatatatataaatatggtcAAATGTAGTCGTGACTTCCCGTACGGTCCATGTGattcgcaccactcaatgttagaaaacgcatcacaatgaaaatacacaaaaatatcaaaaaacacaccacacacccaaaataatgcaccataactcctcTGCCTCTAATGGTGCATTTACTAACAttatgtggtgtatatttgcatacctagtggtgtgttttttggtatgcgtacctaatgatgcatatttgtgtaaTGCATTTTCTAACGTtaagtggtgtatatttgtatacatagtaacacaccacacacccaaaataatgcaccataactcctcTGCCTTTAATGTTGCATTtactaacactgtgtggtgtatatttgcatacctagtggtgtgttttttggtgtgcgtacctaatgatgcatatttgtgtgatgcattttctaacattaagtggtgtatatttgtatacatagtagtgcggccgcactgaccgcacgttaaggggtgatcatacctgattatgactatatatatatatatatatatttatatctactatatattatactaataagagctaaATTAGGCATATAATGGGTAAAAAATGacagtcaaattattaaatcaaatggatggttcagattgtttagatttatatttttttttgagatttcctaatttatcgttacttatatgattatccgttaaatattatcttttctgttaatattccgttaattttaacttatccattattttctataagtaaggtcttaggttcgaacttcatcccaatcaaagttggcataattgttgaacatatactattaatatgctagagtatattattcaaaagtaattaCCCACTCTATTactgttattaaattaaataaattagtagttacaaaaaaaaaaataataatccatatgcatttctttaatttataattcaatgtctacaatgccttttttttaaaaaatcattataaaaaaatttaaaaagagatataatttcattagttatattgtgtatatttagtacaataCAAAGAtttcttaccttcaaatttattaattaattatattcactatattgttcattgttttttttacactatcttgtaattaaatatcaaagttatactaaaaaataatgttatttatatatttatttaccaagtattatgttaataacatggaaaattttaaaaaaaacacagtttgaagccaatcatattaactacttaggaataatttgttaacaaagaagacattcgaataacccaataaattgatttaaaactcattattaaaaatgtcaatatagggcaatagaacattgtggcACACTTGAATTGATGCACTGAAAAGATGTTaagactacaacattgttggaatcaatttttcaaattcagaaaaagaagaaatttgaaaaatagctatcgttgcagcattcattaatcttgtatgtaaaatacttattgtgcattctttaaatatatattagaactaatataaatttacaattcatttcattttctataatcaacatgtttggattaaagacaaaatcagcaTCGATCTTGACAACAAAACTAATTGGTATAGATGATGTAAGcactattttaaaaagtttatgcacaaagtggcaaactatttaactgtatgcattgtgatgaaaaggcagCAGTGAGTACTCCAAGATTAATatcaaaccaacaaaaaaaaattacaaaaaaataaacacacacacaca contains these protein-coding regions:
- the LOC116016785 gene encoding heavy metal-associated isoprenylated plant protein 33-like → MSKEEFVKIQTCVLKVNIHCEGCKNKVKKILQRIEGVYTINIDSEWGKVTVSGNVDSGTLIKKLMKKGKHAELWGSQKANSNNQNHQLKNLQIDSGKGGNGNKGKGEKGTNIPNQMQMKGGNPGMVLPQQLQQMKGVQDMKILPPQFKDLKLPAMNLGGGNPKTVKLDLPEEDGFTDDDEFDDDDDEYDDDDEYDDDEDDFDDEMDSMPPNKMKPVMGNGGGGAQMPNIMHLMNGNGKKGGIMPQMNMGGGNQIQGGGSPKKSGKNGGGHPQDGKNFGSNGGQNKNNGGGGGGHGGGGGGGGPNFNGNGGNKGGGIMNNGLPSMPNMMAMKANVPNMGPMPTSQIGHHMGQMGNNLPMGQIPAVQGLPAPGMSSARSNGGYFQAPGPEILAGNPYQQHQMAAMMMNQQHANGNERFQPMMYAPQPPAVNYLPPPYPYYPYPPPSDNYGSMFSDENPSACKVM